The proteins below are encoded in one region of Polynucleobacter sp. AP-Elch-400A-B2:
- the murB gene encoding UDP-N-acetylmuramate dehydrogenase — protein sequence MNSEKNAPNPAKLTPNLGLKHRNSFGLDSKAELAYEITSADQLPALMKEFGDKKLAWRVLGGGSNVILPESLPGATLLINILGQSLVKSDDANSWLEVGAGVNWHELVSWTLEHNLPGFENLALIPGTVGAAPIQNIGAYGVEIGEYIDSIEAFDSAAHAFVTLQQEACQFAYRDSYLKQNPNRLIVTKVVFKIPKSWQARLQYADLAKQFAESNSNPSAKQIFDAVCTIRSNKLPDPKVIGNAGSFFQNPIVSTEQCEQLSKQFPNLVSYPDSNCKRKLAAGWLIDQCGFKGKRVGPVGVYEKQALVLVNHGGGTSIDILNLAKSIQEEVLGKFGVQLEIEPNIL from the coding sequence ATGAACTCCGAGAAAAATGCGCCCAATCCAGCAAAATTGACCCCCAATCTGGGGCTCAAGCACCGGAATAGCTTTGGCCTAGATTCCAAGGCGGAGCTTGCGTACGAGATCACATCCGCAGATCAGTTACCAGCCCTGATGAAAGAGTTTGGGGATAAAAAACTTGCCTGGCGTGTATTGGGCGGCGGCAGCAATGTGATTCTTCCAGAGTCTTTGCCTGGAGCGACCCTACTCATTAATATTCTCGGTCAATCTCTCGTTAAATCGGATGACGCCAACTCATGGCTTGAGGTGGGTGCCGGCGTTAACTGGCATGAATTGGTTTCCTGGACGCTAGAGCACAATCTCCCGGGGTTTGAGAATCTGGCACTCATACCAGGAACGGTTGGTGCGGCACCGATTCAAAACATTGGGGCATACGGTGTTGAAATTGGTGAGTACATCGACAGCATCGAGGCATTTGATTCTGCGGCCCATGCCTTTGTCACTCTCCAGCAAGAGGCCTGCCAGTTTGCCTATCGCGACAGCTACTTGAAGCAAAATCCCAACCGATTGATCGTGACAAAGGTTGTTTTTAAAATCCCTAAGTCTTGGCAGGCACGATTACAGTACGCCGATCTGGCAAAGCAATTTGCTGAGTCAAACTCCAACCCAAGTGCAAAGCAAATTTTTGATGCCGTATGCACTATTCGATCTAATAAATTACCAGACCCCAAGGTGATTGGCAATGCGGGAAGTTTTTTCCAAAACCCGATTGTCAGCACTGAACAATGCGAGCAACTGAGCAAGCAATTTCCGAATCTGGTTTCTTATCCAGATAGCAATTGCAAACGTAAGTTGGCGGCTGGCTGGCTCATTGACCAATGCGGCTTTAAAGGCAAGCGTGTTGGCCCTGTAGGCGTTTATGAAAAGCAAGCGCTGGTGCTAGTCAATCATGGTGGTGGGACATCTATCGATATCCTTAATCTAGCAAAAAGTATTCAAGAAGAGGTGTTGGGGAAATTCGGAGTACAACTTGAGATTGAGCCAAATATTCTTTAG
- a CDS encoding YajQ family cyclic di-GMP-binding protein, which translates to MPSFDVVCEPDMIELKNAIEQSNKEITNRFDFKGSDSRVEQKDETLILFGDDDFKLGQVRDVLYGKMAKRNVDVRYLKDDKKETIGSDKRKQTMKIQKGITSELAKKVVRIIKDSKIKVQASIQGDAVRVTGTKRDDLQETMALLKKEVSEAPLGFNNFRD; encoded by the coding sequence ATGCCCTCATTTGACGTAGTGTGTGAGCCTGACATGATTGAGTTGAAAAACGCAATCGAGCAATCTAATAAAGAGATTACCAATCGTTTTGATTTTAAAGGCTCCGATAGCCGAGTGGAGCAAAAAGATGAGACTTTGATCTTGTTTGGTGATGACGACTTTAAGTTGGGTCAAGTGCGTGATGTTCTCTACGGCAAGATGGCTAAACGTAATGTGGACGTTCGCTACCTCAAAGACGACAAAAAAGAGACTATCGGTAGTGATAAGCGCAAGCAAACCATGAAGATTCAAAAAGGCATTACTTCCGAGTTGGCTAAAAAAGTAGTGCGCATCATCAAAGACAGCAAGATCAAAGTCCAGGCCAGTATTCAGGGTGATGCTGTGCGCGTGACTGGTACTAAGCGCGATGATTTGCAAGAGACTATGGCATTGCTCAAGAAAGAAGTCAGCGAGGCTCCATTAGGCTTTAACAACTTCCGTGACTAA
- the xerD gene encoding site-specific tyrosine recombinase XerD has product MTNVVVPSIHPASQEAIERFCDACWLEDGLAQNSLSAYRRDLLLLAQWLQKDAVTDLYGVTEKDLTAYIAHRRADKATTANRRLTVFKRFYRHALRMNLVKSDPCIGLRAAKQALRFPKTLSEDQVTALLNAPDVETSLGLRDRTMLELMYASGLRVSEIVSLKTVALGLNEGVIRVVNGKGGKERLVPFGGEAGQWLRRYLADARTLLLEGKTSDAVFIGRHTGSGLTRQAFWALIKRYATIANIPVALSPHTLRHAFATHLLNHGADLRVVQLLLGHADISTTQIYTHVARERLKSIHQQHHPRGT; this is encoded by the coding sequence GTGACTAATGTAGTTGTGCCGTCCATCCATCCAGCAAGCCAAGAGGCCATTGAGCGCTTCTGTGATGCTTGTTGGTTGGAAGATGGATTGGCACAAAACAGTTTGTCTGCCTATCGCCGAGATCTACTGCTCTTGGCTCAGTGGCTTCAAAAAGATGCCGTCACCGATCTCTACGGTGTTACAGAAAAAGATCTTACTGCCTACATTGCGCATCGACGCGCAGATAAAGCGACCACTGCTAATCGTCGGTTGACGGTATTCAAGCGCTTTTATCGTCATGCCCTGCGCATGAACTTAGTGAAAAGTGATCCCTGTATTGGTTTACGCGCTGCCAAGCAGGCGCTACGTTTCCCCAAGACCTTGAGTGAAGATCAGGTTACTGCCTTGCTCAATGCTCCTGATGTGGAGACATCATTAGGATTGCGTGATCGCACGATGTTGGAATTGATGTATGCCAGCGGCTTGCGGGTCTCCGAGATAGTGTCATTAAAGACGGTTGCCTTAGGATTAAATGAAGGTGTTATTCGGGTAGTCAATGGTAAGGGCGGCAAAGAGCGCTTAGTGCCCTTTGGTGGTGAAGCAGGCCAGTGGTTGCGTCGCTATTTAGCAGATGCTCGAACCCTGTTGCTAGAAGGTAAGACTTCAGATGCAGTATTCATTGGGCGCCACACGGGTTCAGGCCTAACCCGTCAGGCTTTCTGGGCGCTAATCAAGCGCTACGCCACCATTGCCAATATCCCCGTTGCCTTATCTCCGCATACCTTACGACATGCTTTTGCAACCCATTTACTCAATCATGGAGCTGATTTAAGGGTTGTGCAGCTCCTCCTGGGTCACGCTGATATATCAACTACTCAGATTTATACCCACGTTGCTAGAGAGCGCTTGAAGTCGATTCATCAGCAGCACCATCCTAGGGGCACATAA
- the plsY gene encoding glycerol-3-phosphate 1-O-acyltransferase PlsY, which produces MNLTLDLLLIPIAYLIGSISFAVVVSKCMRLPDPHSYGSGNPGATNVLRTGNKLAAVLTLIGDAFKGYLAVMLARILLGDESLTSTLNSWLLCGVVVAVFLGHLFPIFHGFKGGKGVATACGILFGINWILGAATLGTWIIVAMIMRYSSLAALAAAVFGPIYFIFLFGFQPTGVALLVVCLLLIWRHRSNIHNLMNGKESRIGSKKKGQS; this is translated from the coding sequence ATGAATTTAACTTTAGATCTATTGCTAATTCCAATTGCTTACCTGATTGGTTCCATATCTTTTGCGGTAGTGGTAAGTAAGTGCATGCGTTTGCCTGACCCCCATTCCTATGGTTCTGGTAATCCAGGTGCAACCAATGTCCTTAGAACTGGTAACAAGCTAGCAGCCGTGCTCACTCTCATTGGTGATGCCTTTAAGGGTTATCTTGCGGTCATGTTGGCCCGAATTTTGTTGGGCGATGAATCTTTGACATCGACACTCAATTCTTGGTTGTTATGTGGTGTTGTGGTCGCCGTATTCTTGGGGCACCTGTTTCCAATCTTCCATGGTTTTAAAGGTGGCAAAGGGGTTGCGACTGCCTGCGGTATTTTATTTGGTATTAATTGGATTTTGGGTGCGGCAACTTTGGGAACCTGGATCATCGTGGCGATGATCATGCGTTATTCCTCTTTGGCGGCTTTAGCGGCTGCGGTCTTTGGCCCAATCTATTTTATATTTTTGTTTGGCTTTCAGCCGACGGGTGTTGCACTCTTAGTGGTGTGCTTACTGCTGATCTGGCGTCATCGCAGCAATATTCACAATCTCATGAATGGTAAAGAAAGTCGTATTGGCTCTAAGAAAAAAGGACAGTCATGA
- a CDS encoding MAPEG family protein has product MTIAYWCVLFMGLFPYVATGIAKKGFEGYDNGMPRQWLAKQTGFRARANAAQANLFESLPFFFAAVIIASTANAPQNRIDLLAIGFVVARISYLVSYVADWPTIRSIVWLAGLACVVAIFLQI; this is encoded by the coding sequence ATGACTATTGCTTATTGGTGTGTGTTGTTCATGGGGCTCTTTCCCTATGTGGCAACAGGGATTGCTAAAAAAGGATTTGAGGGCTATGACAATGGCATGCCCAGACAATGGCTTGCTAAGCAGACAGGATTTCGGGCGCGAGCCAATGCTGCGCAAGCCAACCTTTTTGAATCTCTTCCATTCTTTTTCGCTGCCGTCATCATTGCATCCACGGCTAACGCCCCACAAAACAGAATTGATCTGCTAGCAATCGGATTTGTTGTAGCACGCATTTCTTATCTGGTTAGCTATGTAGCTGACTGGCCAACAATTCGGTCTATCGTATGGCTTGCTGGCTTAGCTTGCGTAGTAGCAATCTTCCTCCAGATTTAA
- the folE gene encoding GTP cyclohydrolase I, with protein sequence MPTKKTSAKTVAKSNAKKVSAVKPAKKVAAQKSDVGTPLSVVIRRRIEAQKARFHANDNIAKFIQPGELEGLVDEVAEKMQAVLESLVIDTESDHNTKSTSQRVAKMFVKEVFNGRYVEQPTLTKFPNVSRLNELMIIGPITVRSACSHHLCPIMGRIWIGVLPSKESALIGLSKYSRLTEWVMCRPQIQEEAVVELADMLEKKIKPTGVAVVMEADHFCMQWRGVKDRDSKMINSVMRGAFLKDSNLRREFLSLLDKR encoded by the coding sequence ATGCCTACTAAAAAAACTTCTGCGAAAACAGTTGCTAAGTCTAATGCTAAGAAAGTCTCAGCCGTTAAGCCCGCCAAGAAAGTAGCCGCCCAAAAGAGTGACGTGGGCACTCCATTGTCCGTGGTGATTCGTCGACGTATCGAGGCTCAAAAAGCGCGCTTTCATGCCAATGACAATATTGCTAAATTCATTCAGCCTGGTGAGTTAGAGGGCCTGGTAGATGAGGTGGCCGAAAAAATGCAAGCCGTTTTAGAAAGCTTGGTCATAGATACTGAAAGCGATCACAACACCAAGAGCACTAGCCAACGTGTGGCTAAGATGTTTGTTAAGGAAGTATTTAATGGGCGCTATGTAGAGCAACCCACCTTAACTAAATTTCCTAATGTCAGCCGCTTAAATGAGCTGATGATTATTGGACCCATCACTGTTCGTAGTGCATGCTCTCATCACCTTTGCCCAATCATGGGACGTATTTGGATTGGGGTATTACCAAGTAAAGAATCTGCTCTCATTGGTTTATCAAAGTACTCACGTTTAACTGAATGGGTGATGTGCCGCCCCCAAATTCAGGAAGAGGCGGTAGTGGAGTTAGCCGATATGCTGGAGAAAAAAATTAAGCCGACTGGTGTTGCTGTTGTGATGGAGGCAGATCACTTCTGTATGCAGTGGCGTGGCGTTAAAGATCGTGATTCAAAGATGATCAATAGCGTTATGCGAGGTGCTTTCTTGAAGGACTCTAATTTACGTAGAGAGTTCTTATCCCTGCTTGATAAAAGGTAG
- a CDS encoding high-potential iron-sulfur protein → MKNSRRQFMILSAAGACTLALNGSVQAQAMVAETDPQASALGYKANATTVDKAKYPKYAAGQACSNCALFQGKADAAAGGCGLFAGKQVASKGWCSAYAKKA, encoded by the coding sequence ATGAAAAATAGTCGTCGCCAATTTATGATTTTGTCTGCCGCTGGTGCTTGTACCTTGGCTTTGAACGGTTCAGTTCAAGCTCAAGCAATGGTTGCTGAAACAGATCCACAAGCTTCTGCTTTGGGTTACAAAGCAAACGCTACAACTGTAGATAAAGCAAAGTATCCCAAGTATGCTGCTGGTCAAGCATGTAGCAACTGTGCTTTGTTCCAAGGCAAAGCTGATGCAGCCGCTGGTGGTTGTGGATTATTTGCTGGTAAGCAAGTTGCTAGCAAAGGCTGGTGCTCTGCTTACGCTAAGAAGGCTTAA
- a CDS encoding mannose-1-phosphate guanylyltransferase/mannose-6-phosphate isomerase has protein sequence MTHVTPVILCGGSGTRLWPLSRTGFPKQFLVLSGDGSGQSLFQQAIERINAIGNPGIELDSTLIVTNEEHRFLALDQLRELKGVKATLLLESSGRNTAPALTLAALQARSDNDPILVVIPADQTVKNSKAFTKALQDCIAVVDADRTNQTIAILGITPTAPETGYGYIRRKASAGINQEYVVEGFVEKPEVKTAKTYLENGNYLWNSGMFVLRASTWLAALKEFRPDIFSATETAWVSRAIDQTSNAEFDIAFVRPAREFFSSIPSESIDYAVIEKCAGSKYTVKMVELDAGWNDLGAWDAVWQVGKQDDQGNVTSGDTMITDSKNSLVHASSRLVSAVGVENLIIVETADAVLVADRQKSQDVKHIVKRLETQKREEKNLHQKVSRPWGWYDSIDQGDRFKVKRIQVNPGASLSLQMHHHRAEHWIVVRGVAEITNGDQIITLTENQSTYIPQGQTHRLANPGKTPLEIIEVQSGGYLGEDDIVRLEDVYGRS, from the coding sequence ATGACACACGTCACCCCAGTCATTCTTTGTGGCGGATCCGGCACCCGGTTGTGGCCCTTATCTCGCACAGGTTTTCCTAAGCAGTTTTTAGTGCTTTCGGGTGATGGCTCTGGCCAAAGTCTTTTTCAGCAGGCTATTGAACGAATTAATGCCATTGGTAACCCGGGAATTGAGTTGGATTCGACTCTAATTGTGACTAATGAGGAGCATCGGTTCTTAGCTTTAGATCAGTTGCGTGAGCTTAAAGGCGTGAAAGCTACTTTGCTATTAGAGTCTTCTGGCCGCAATACTGCACCAGCGCTCACTTTGGCGGCGCTACAGGCTAGGAGTGATAATGATCCCATTCTGGTAGTGATTCCAGCCGACCAGACGGTAAAAAATTCAAAAGCCTTTACTAAGGCTTTGCAAGACTGTATTGCTGTAGTGGATGCTGATCGGACCAATCAAACGATTGCTATCTTGGGCATTACTCCTACTGCTCCAGAAACGGGTTACGGCTATATTCGGCGCAAGGCTTCTGCGGGGATTAATCAAGAGTATGTTGTGGAGGGGTTTGTTGAAAAGCCTGAGGTAAAAACTGCCAAGACCTATTTGGAGAATGGCAACTATCTTTGGAATAGCGGTATGTTTGTTTTACGGGCAAGCACTTGGCTTGCTGCTTTAAAAGAATTTCGCCCTGATATCTTTAGTGCAACTGAAACAGCCTGGGTATCGAGAGCTATAGATCAGACTAGTAACGCTGAGTTTGATATTGCCTTTGTGCGCCCCGCTAGGGAGTTCTTCAGCTCAATTCCAAGTGAGTCGATTGACTATGCTGTGATTGAGAAATGTGCAGGTAGCAAGTACACGGTCAAAATGGTAGAGCTTGATGCTGGATGGAATGACTTAGGTGCCTGGGATGCGGTTTGGCAAGTGGGTAAGCAGGATGATCAAGGTAATGTCACGAGTGGCGACACTATGATTACGGATTCTAAAAACTCTCTAGTCCATGCGAGCAGCCGATTGGTAAGTGCAGTTGGTGTAGAAAATCTTATTATTGTTGAGACCGCTGATGCGGTGCTAGTTGCAGATCGTCAAAAGAGTCAAGATGTAAAGCATATTGTTAAACGGTTGGAGACACAAAAACGTGAAGAGAAAAACTTGCACCAAAAAGTTTCAAGACCTTGGGGTTGGTATGACAGCATTGACCAAGGCGATCGTTTTAAAGTGAAGCGAATTCAGGTCAATCCAGGAGCAAGTCTCTCATTACAAATGCATCATCATCGGGCAGAACACTGGATTGTGGTTAGGGGTGTTGCTGAAATTACTAATGGCGATCAAATAATCACTTTGACAGAAAATCAGAGTACTTATATCCCACAAGGACAAACGCATCGCCTAGCCAATCCAGGAAAAACACCTTTAGAAATTATTGAAGTGCAGTCTGGTGGTTATCTTGGTGAAGATGACATAGTTCGCCTAGAAGATGTATATGGACGTAGCTAA
- the gmd gene encoding GDP-mannose 4,6-dehydratase → MPKITKTQKVALITGITGQDGSYLAEFLLERGYIVHGIKRRASSFNTERIDHLYQDPHVSHPDLILHYGDLTDTSNLVRIIQQTQPDEIYNLGAQSHVAVSFESPEYTADVDAMGPLRMLEAIRILGLEKKTRFYQASTSELYGLVQEIPQKETTPFYPRSPYAVAKMYAYWITVNYREAYGIYACNGILFNHESKRRGETFVTRKITRGLTNIAQGLEKCLFMGNIDALRDWGHAKDYVRMQWLMLQQDQPEDFVIATGVQFTVREFIIRSSKQLGITLKFEGSAESEKAIVAAIEGDKAPALKLGDVIMQIDPRYYRPTEVETLLGDPAKAKEKLGWVPEISLDQMIVEMVANDLDQAKQHALLHKHGYSVSVGKEN, encoded by the coding sequence ATGCCCAAAATAACAAAAACCCAAAAAGTAGCCTTAATTACAGGTATCACTGGTCAGGATGGATCATACTTAGCCGAATTCCTTTTGGAGAGGGGTTATATTGTTCACGGTATTAAACGCCGTGCATCCTCATTTAATACTGAGCGAATTGACCATTTATACCAGGATCCACATGTTAGTCATCCAGACCTGATTCTTCACTATGGTGACCTAACCGATACTAGCAACCTAGTGCGCATTATTCAGCAAACTCAGCCTGATGAAATCTATAACTTGGGCGCTCAATCCCACGTAGCAGTGTCGTTTGAGTCTCCTGAGTACACGGCAGACGTTGATGCTATGGGGCCGCTCAGAATGCTTGAGGCTATTCGTATTCTTGGCCTGGAAAAGAAAACCCGCTTTTACCAAGCATCCACTTCCGAGCTCTATGGCTTAGTGCAAGAGATTCCACAAAAAGAAACTACACCGTTTTATCCTAGAAGCCCCTATGCTGTAGCCAAGATGTATGCCTATTGGATCACTGTGAATTATCGTGAGGCTTATGGTATTTACGCATGTAACGGTATTCTCTTCAATCATGAATCTAAGCGTCGAGGTGAAACTTTTGTAACTCGTAAAATCACGCGTGGATTGACCAATATTGCTCAAGGCCTTGAGAAGTGCCTATTTATGGGTAATATTGATGCTTTAAGGGACTGGGGTCATGCAAAAGATTATGTGCGCATGCAATGGCTCATGTTGCAACAAGATCAGCCCGAAGATTTTGTTATTGCCACCGGTGTGCAATTTACTGTTCGTGAATTTATTATTCGCAGCTCAAAACAGCTAGGTATCACGCTTAAGTTTGAAGGCTCTGCGGAGAGCGAAAAAGCTATCGTAGCCGCCATTGAGGGCGATAAAGCTCCTGCTTTAAAGCTGGGCGATGTGATTATGCAAATTGATCCACGTTACTATCGACCTACTGAGGTGGAGACTCTCTTAGGAGATCCTGCTAAAGCCAAAGAGAAACTTGGTTGGGTCCCAGAAATCAGTCTTGATCAAATGATCGTAGAGATGGTGGCCAATGATTTGGATCAAGCGAAGCAACATGCTTTGCTTCACAAGCATGGTTATTCAGTATCTGTCGGCAAGGAAAACTAA
- a CDS encoding GDP-L-fucose synthase — protein sequence MSSNADMNLNQKVYVAGHRGMVGSAIVRNLQAKGYQNIITRTHAELDLTNQTAVKAFFKSEKPDQVYLAAAKVGGIHANNAYPAEFIYQNLMIEANVIHQAFSSGIKKLLFLGSSCIYPKLAPQPMSEDTLLTGKLESTNEPYAVAKIAGIKLCESYNRQYGQSYGVDYRSVMPTNLYGPGDNYHPENSHVIPALIRRFHEAKIKKSPEVVIWGTGTPRREFLYVDDMAAASVFIMNLEKAIYDLHAEPMQSHVNVGIGEDITIADLANTISAVIGYQGAINFDVNKPDGAPRKLMDSSLINRMGWGSRVNLRLGLDLAYKDFVSHL from the coding sequence ATGAGTTCAAATGCAGATATGAATCTTAATCAAAAGGTTTATGTCGCCGGCCATCGGGGCATGGTGGGTTCGGCTATTGTGAGAAATTTGCAAGCAAAAGGTTATCAAAATATTATTACTCGTACGCATGCTGAGTTGGATTTAACTAACCAAACAGCGGTAAAAGCCTTTTTCAAATCTGAAAAGCCCGATCAAGTGTATTTAGCTGCGGCGAAGGTTGGTGGGATTCATGCAAATAACGCTTACCCAGCCGAGTTCATTTATCAAAATCTGATGATAGAAGCCAATGTTATTCACCAAGCATTTTCTAGTGGAATCAAGAAATTATTATTTTTAGGATCAAGCTGCATTTACCCTAAGCTTGCACCACAGCCTATGTCAGAAGATACACTTTTGACTGGTAAGTTAGAATCCACAAATGAACCATATGCGGTTGCAAAGATCGCGGGCATCAAGTTATGTGAAAGCTACAACCGCCAGTATGGCCAAAGTTATGGAGTTGATTATCGCTCAGTGATGCCGACCAATTTATATGGCCCCGGCGATAATTATCATCCTGAGAATAGTCATGTCATACCGGCGCTCATTAGGAGGTTTCATGAGGCCAAGATAAAAAAATCGCCAGAGGTAGTCATTTGGGGTACCGGCACCCCAAGACGTGAGTTTCTATATGTCGATGATATGGCTGCAGCATCAGTTTTTATTATGAATTTGGAGAAAGCCATCTATGATCTGCATGCCGAGCCGATGCAAAGTCATGTCAATGTAGGTATTGGTGAGGATATAACGATTGCTGATTTAGCAAACACTATTAGCGCAGTTATTGGTTATCAAGGGGCAATTAACTTTGATGTCAATAAGCCTGACGGCGCTCCAAGAAAGCTGATGGATTCATCGCTGATTAACCGGATGGGATGGGGATCACGGGTAAATTTACGTCTGGGTCTTGACTTGGCTTACAAAGATTTTGTAAGCCATTTATGA
- a CDS encoding glycosyltransferase family 2 protein, producing MKKITVITVSFNSERTIEKTLRSVNGQTYQNIEHIVIDGCSLDKTLELVSKYKDRPGVVLAEPDYGIYDAMNKGLDRSQGDVICFLNSDDEFFSPFIVEQVMLSFQDNQLNVVYGDVLYQSADGSPVRYYSSQRFSDEKLKYGLMPAHPSLFIKAGIYKQIGGYDASYRIAGDFEMCCRLFQVSGIKAKYLEMPFVKMLTGGASAIRLSNVILVNKEIRRACVQSGIDTSYFKLLLRYMIKLPQFFLKFSK from the coding sequence GTGAAAAAAATCACCGTTATTACAGTAAGCTTTAATTCGGAGCGAACAATTGAGAAAACGCTTCGATCTGTTAATGGGCAGACTTATCAAAACATTGAACATATTGTGATTGATGGATGCTCGCTAGATAAGACTCTAGAGCTTGTGTCTAAATACAAGGATCGACCAGGGGTAGTATTGGCGGAGCCGGATTATGGAATCTATGATGCGATGAATAAAGGTTTGGATAGGTCGCAGGGCGATGTAATTTGTTTTCTAAATTCTGACGACGAGTTTTTTTCTCCGTTCATAGTCGAGCAAGTAATGTTATCGTTTCAAGATAATCAATTAAATGTTGTGTATGGTGATGTACTCTATCAGTCGGCCGATGGTAGTCCAGTTCGTTATTACAGTTCTCAGCGGTTTTCGGATGAAAAACTCAAATATGGTTTGATGCCAGCTCATCCGTCGCTTTTTATAAAAGCAGGCATTTATAAGCAAATCGGAGGGTATGACGCGAGCTATAGAATTGCTGGTGATTTTGAAATGTGCTGTAGATTATTTCAAGTTTCTGGGATAAAAGCTAAGTATCTTGAAATGCCTTTTGTGAAAATGCTCACTGGAGGCGCAAGTGCCATCAGGCTTTCCAACGTGATATTGGTGAACAAAGAGATTCGAAGAGCATGCGTTCAAAGCGGCATTGATACAAGCTATTTTAAATTGCTGCTACGATATATGATTAAACTCCCCCAATTTTTTCTAAAATTTAGTAAATGA
- a CDS encoding exopolysaccharide biosynthesis polyprenyl glycosylphosphotransferase, protein MKYLNQSRYFLIHWLAAIIFFNTLYFSFTVLKMGGIQSQDYLYLAVTTILSFIFYGQTNIYVKKSKFDFLFSLLIQWTLVITSGIALLFFFKLSNYFSRLVILQLYFFGFITQVITYFVIKKIWSSMSADMSSTDSALFFSREYFSKEHLGLVMRKCGKSVLGFIEQDEGRLYLHIPKSGGEDILPLSHHLLEGLGVKTIFLPFTVNEFENNKQLVRALSEYPIELIWYVQFNKNATLRNNILEAINTFPFIQLSTVPKLVSPFFSYFKRVIDIIISILMLILLSPLLLFIAILIRVDSPGPVFFKQQRHGLHGKIIYILKFRSMYIHESNGLVQATVGDSRITPVGKFIRRTSIDELPQFWNVLWGTLSLVGPRPHPIEFNEYYGPAINEYMVRHRIKPGITGLAQINGARGQTETIDKMLKRIQYDLEYIRTQSLVLDLRILFLTPFAVFTHKGH, encoded by the coding sequence ATGAAATATCTTAATCAGTCTCGATATTTTCTAATTCATTGGTTGGCTGCCATTATTTTTTTCAACACTTTGTATTTTAGTTTCACAGTACTAAAAATGGGGGGCATCCAATCTCAGGATTATCTTTATTTAGCTGTAACTACCATACTCAGTTTTATTTTCTATGGGCAGACAAATATTTACGTTAAAAAGTCAAAATTTGATTTTTTATTCTCTCTATTGATCCAGTGGACTTTAGTTATAACCTCCGGAATTGCATTATTATTTTTTTTTAAATTAAGCAACTATTTTTCGCGCCTAGTAATATTGCAACTCTATTTTTTTGGATTTATAACGCAGGTTATCACCTACTTTGTCATCAAAAAAATATGGAGCTCAATGTCTGCCGATATGTCATCGACTGATTCAGCCCTTTTCTTCAGCCGTGAATATTTTTCAAAGGAGCATCTAGGCCTCGTTATGCGTAAGTGCGGTAAGAGTGTACTGGGCTTTATCGAGCAAGACGAAGGGCGGCTGTATCTTCATATCCCGAAGTCGGGGGGCGAGGATATTCTTCCCCTTTCGCACCATTTGTTAGAAGGCTTGGGGGTTAAAACAATCTTCTTACCCTTTACAGTAAATGAGTTTGAAAATAACAAGCAATTAGTCCGCGCACTGTCAGAGTACCCAATTGAGCTGATTTGGTATGTTCAGTTTAATAAGAATGCCACTTTACGAAATAATATCTTAGAGGCAATTAATACCTTCCCCTTTATACAATTATCGACTGTCCCTAAATTAGTCAGCCCATTTTTTTCATATTTCAAGCGGGTTATAGACATCATCATCTCTATTTTGATGTTGATCCTGTTATCCCCACTCCTACTTTTTATTGCCATCTTAATCAGGGTGGATTCACCGGGGCCAGTATTTTTTAAGCAGCAGCGACATGGTTTGCATGGAAAAATAATTTATATTTTAAAGTTTAGGTCTATGTACATTCATGAGTCGAATGGCTTAGTTCAGGCAACTGTGGGGGACTCACGAATTACGCCGGTTGGTAAGTTTATTCGGCGAACATCGATTGACGAGCTTCCTCAGTTTTGGAATGTTTTATGGGGAACGCTATCATTAGTCGGCCCAAGACCGCACCCCATCGAGTTTAATGAATATTATGGACCGGCCATCAATGAATATATGGTGCGGCATCGGATTAAGCCAGGAATAACCGGTTTAGCACAGATTAATGGTGCAAGAGGCCAGACAGAAACCATTGATAAGATGCTTAAGCGAATCCAGTATGATCTTGAATATATACGTACGCAATCACTGGTGCTCGATTTGAGGATTCTATTCCTCACACCTTTTGCCGTTTTTACTCACAAAGGTCATTGA